The following proteins come from a genomic window of Hypanus sabinus isolate sHypSab1 chromosome 9, sHypSab1.hap1, whole genome shotgun sequence:
- the LOC132399367 gene encoding hemoglobin subunit alpha-like, translating into MVLSSQNKKVLVELGILIKANAEAWGADALARLFELHPQTKRYFSKFSGFDASDEQVRKHGQRVMNALAEATRNVDNLHVHLEDLARKHGEVICVDPQNFHLFAVCILVTLATHLQAFPLATHCAVHKFLQLITDELSTYYR; encoded by the exons ATGGTGCTCTCTAGTCAAAACAAAAAGGTCTTGGTAGAATTGGGCATCCTGATAAAGGCAAATGCTGAAGCTTGGGGTGCGGATGCTTTAGCCAG GCTGTTTGAGCTCCATCCTCAAACTAAGAGATATTTCTCGAAATTCAGTGGCTTCGATGCCTCTGACGAACAAGTCAGAAAGCATGGTCAGCGGGTAATGAATGCTCTGGCGGAAGCAACCCGTAACGTGGACAACCTGCATGTACACCTGGAAGATCTTGCCAGGAAACATGGTGAAGTAATTTGTGTGGATCCTCAGAACTTTCAT CTGTTTGCTGTTTGTATCTTAGTCACCCTCGCCACTCACTTGCAAGCGTTCCCCCTAGCAACCCACTGTGCGGTCCACAAATTCCTTCAGTTGATCACAGATGAATTGAGCACCTACTACCGTTGA
- the LOC132399368 gene encoding hemoglobin subunit beta-like: MDKKAITAQALARVYTVYPWTTRLFTSFQNHNDALDPGVQAHAEKVQSALSEAVADLKNVETTFSKLSSDHQKFGVDTQNFKLLGQAFIVELALRDKMAFGPKEHAAAYKFFRLVAEALASNYH; encoded by the exons ATGGATAAGAAAGCAATAACTGCCCAAGCCTTGGCAAG GGTATACACAGTCTATCCCTGGACTACCAGGCTGTTTACAAGTTTCCAAAACCATAATGACGCCCTTGACCCTGGTGTTCAGGCTCACGCAGAGAAGGTGCAATCAGCTCTGTCCGAAGCAGTTGCGGATTTGAAGAACGTTGAAACTACTTTCAGCAAACTCAGCAGTGATCATCAAAAATTCGGAGTGGACACTCAAAATTTCAAG CTTCTCGGCCAGGCCTTCATTGTTGAACTCGCTCTTCGTGATAAAATGGCATTTGGACCAAAGGAACATGCGGCTGCCTACAAGTTTTTCAGACTGGTGGCAGAAGCTCTCGCCAGCAACTACCATTAA